The window GTTGAATACGAATAAAGATAACAAGATGAATATCTTTATATATCGAAGCTATTttaaatgtttcttaattagcgtttattattattgtttcttCGCTCGTGTGCCTAAAAGGggcaaaaatataatataatcaaataaaagGTGGTTATATTTTCCTCTTTGAAGATAACCCTATTAGATGAGTTAACCTTGATATAATTTCCTTGAAACAAATTGTTTAATATTTCCTTAGCTCCTACATAACTTTTTATTCAGTTAGAATCTTCTGATTTACTTTTAATGATGCGACATATATATCAAAGCAAGCGATATAGCAAGTAAAATGATAACTTACTTGGTATTTTAATGCCTTCTTAAGTTGTGATAAAACTTCTTTTGCTCTCGGTCGTTTTTCTCTATCTTCGTCTACGCATTGGTAGGCGATGTCTTGAAATGTTGTCAACGATTTTGGCACGATTTCATCCTTTATCGCCTCGAACACCAACTCATGTTGTTTTCCTTCTGCAAATACGTGTTTGATGAAACTAGGTAGATACTCACCCTTTTGATGGTAGATTGCGTACGTTGATCTCCCGCACAAAATCTCAAATAAAACCACACCAAATGAATAAATGTCGGATTCTACTGTTAAGAAACCTGATTTTAAGTACAAGGGGTCTAAATAGCCTCGTGTGCCACAAGCATGATCAATTACATAGTTTGTATCCTGATTTATGGTACTTATCATCGAAAGTCCAAAATCACCAATTTTTGCTTTCCAGTCatcaaaaagtaaaatgttAGCAGGTTTGATATCCCTATGTATGACTGCCTCTTGCCAATTAAGACGTCCATGAAGGAAATCTAGCCCAGTTGCAAAATCGATACATATCTTAAGTCGGTTATTCCATGTAAGGCTAACATCACTTAAATACCCGTCAAGACTTCCTTTAGATGCATGTTCATAAACGATGATTTTTTCATCTGTTTCATTGCTATAGCCTACAAGACCGATAACATTCTCATGCTTATACTCGTAAAGAATTTGTAACTCATTGTAAAATTGTGTCTCTCCTTGACCATGACTTGTATCTAACCGCTTTGCAACAATGGTATAATGTCCATTACCATTTAAATGTGTAAGCTCTCCTTTGTATACCCTTCCAAAACCGCCCACTCCAATCCGATTTTCACGCTTGAAGTTTTGTGTGGCCAATCTTATGTCTTCAAATGAGAGTCTGTAGGGATCTTTGTTGTTTTCCTATTAATCATGATGCATGAGAGAAGCGAATTAAGATATTAATATCTAGCTAAAAGAAACAAATCAATAGGGCCTATAACCACATAAAAGATAATCATATCTATTTTTTATAACGATAGTGTATATAAAACAGGTGATACAAGATTTGAtggtttcattttcattgaGACCAATGAACTATTAATTACATGGGTTCATAACTTTCTATACATTATTTAAGAGCTAATCTAAAACACACAATTAGCCCTCTAAGGATGTATAATGTATAATTATACCTTAACAtgatgtaaaaatatattaagttaatatgattattttatttgttttgcttTGATAGTTAATCGTAAACCTACTGTATAGACTCATCTATGGGCCCTGAGAAATCCGATTAACTGGACCGTAAATCCCTAAACCAAATAAGATATTAGTCAGGTATGTGCatatattcaaataattcaattaatTAGCCCATGATGATAGATCTAACATGGTTAATAAAGATACTCGTTGGGGATAATCTTGTTAGTTGTTACATACCTTTTCTTTAAAAGCGGTTACCATTAAAACAGCagtatatattagatataaattCTGCTTTCATTTCAAGGTGGTGGTAAATCAACTTACTGGGAGACTATTATCATGGGACAATAAAAAGAAATCGACTTACATGAAAGGATAATGCTTTCTCAAGTTCCTGGATGACAACTCTCATTGTTGGACGCTGATTTTGTGTTTCTACCAAACACTGACatgcaatttttataaaagtatccAAAGAATCTTTGTTGGGTCCTTTATTTAGAAAAGATTTGTTTTCAGCATTTTCTTCC is drawn from Erigeron canadensis isolate Cc75 chromosome 9, C_canadensis_v1, whole genome shotgun sequence and contains these coding sequences:
- the LOC122582769 gene encoding probable serine/threonine-protein kinase PBL26, which produces MRVVIQELEKALSFHENNKDPYRLSFEDIRLATQNFKRENRIGVGGFGRVYKGELTHLNGNGHYTIVAKRLDTSHGQGETQFYNELQILYEYKHENVIGLVGYSNETDEKIIVYEHASKGSLDGYLSDVSLTWNNRLKICIDFATGLDFLHGRLNWQEAVIHRDIKPANILLFDDWKAKIGDFGLSMISTINQDTNYVIDHACGTRGYLDPLYLKSGFLTVESDIYSFGVVLFEILCGRSTYAIYHQKGEYLPSFIKHVFAEGKQHELVFEAIKDEIVPKSLTTFQDIAYQCVDEDREKRPRAKEVLSQLKKALKYQNRKINCTFFNFQGGG